In Passer domesticus isolate bPasDom1 chromosome 7, bPasDom1.hap1, whole genome shotgun sequence, one genomic interval encodes:
- the IDS gene encoding iduronate 2-sulfatase isoform X5, which translates to MVQGTAPGPPLPGPAASLGHGGGAALPEPVPVPAAAAPGCLRGRPGGGGARSGARARGFVLAAGLGRGERPAGARAEGLDGMNVLFIIVDDLRPVLGCYGDKLVKSPNIDQLASQSMVFSNAYAQQAVCAPSRVSFLTGRRPDTTRLYDFYSYWRVHAGNYSTLPQYFKENGYVTLSVGKVFHPGVSSNYSDDYPYSWSIPPFHPSAEKYENDKTCRGKDGKLHANLVCPVNVTEMPGGTLPDIQSTEEAIHLLNVMKTNRQKFFLAVGYHKPHIPLRYPQEFLKLYPLENITLAPDPWVPKKLPSVAYNPWMDIRQRDDVQALNVSFPYGALPDDFQRRIRQSYYAAVSYLDVQIGLLLSALDDAGLSNNTIVVFTADHGWSLGEHGEWAKYSNFDVATRVPLMFYVPGMTTSPVIRGARVFPYLDPFSHTGVSVPQASIPGLQTLPSGTLTNQG; encoded by the exons ATGGTTCAAGGCACCGCCCCCGGGCCGCctctgcccggccccgccgcctctCTGGGCCATGGCGGCGGCGCGGCTCTGCCTGagcctgttcctgtccctgctgcgGCTGCCCCGGGATGCCTTCGCGGccggcccggcggcggcggggcccggaGCGGCGCGCGGGCCCGGGGGTTCGTGCTggcggcggggctgggccggggggAGCGGCCGGCGGGGGCCCGGGCCGAGGGGCTCG ATGGCATGAATGTCTTGTTTATAATTGTGGATGATCTGCGTCCTGTGTTGGGCTGTTATGGAGATAAGCTTGTGAAATCTCCCAATATTGATCAACTTGCTTCCCAAAGTATGGTGTTCAGCAATGCATATGCCCAG CAAGCCGTGTGTGCTCCCAGCAGAGTGTCATTTCTCACTGGCCGCAGGCCTGACACCACCCGCCTCTATGATTTCTACTCCTACTGGAGAGTTCATGCAGGAAACTATTCCACCTTGCCCCAGTACTTCAAGGAAAATGGCTACGTGACCCTGTCTGTGGGGAAAGTTTTTCATCCTG GGGTTTCATCCAATTACAGTGATGACTATCCCTACAGTTGGTCCATTCCACCCTTTCATCCTTCAGCTGAAAAGTATGAGAATGATAAG aCTTGTAGGGGAAAAGATGGAAAACTTCATGCAAACTTGGTGTGCCCAGTAAATGTGACAGAAATGCCTGGAGGGACTTTGCCTGATATTCAGAGCACTGAGGAGGCCATACACTTACTGAATGTCATGAAAACCAACAGGCAAAAGTTCTTCCTGGCTGTTGGTTACCACAAGCCACACATCCCACTGAGGTACCCACAG GAATTTCTCAAGTTGTACCCCTTGGAAAATATCACATTGGCCCCAGATCCCTGGGTGCCTAAGAAGCTGCCTTCTGTGGCATACAACCCCTGGATGGATATCAGACAGAGGGATGATGTGCAAGCATTAAATGTTAGTTTCCCTTATGGAGCACTTCCAGATGATTTCCAG CGGCGGATTCGTCAGAGTTACTATGCAGCAGTTTCTTACCTGGATGTGCAAATTGGCCTGCTTCTGAGTGCTTTGGATGATGCAGGACTCTCAAATAACACAATAGTAGTTTTTACTGCTGATCATG GGTGGTCCCTGGGAGAACATGGTGAATGGGCAAAATACAGCAATTTTGATGTTGCTACCCGAGTGCCGCTGATGTTTTATGTGCCAGGAATGACAACTTCCCCTGTCATTCGAGGAGCAAGAGTCTTCCCCTACCTTGACCCTTTTAGCCATACTGGAGTCTCAGTACCTCAAG CCAGTATCCCCGGCCTGCAGACACTCCCCAGTGGAACTCTGACAAACCAAGGCTGA
- the IDS gene encoding iduronate 2-sulfatase isoform X1, whose translation MVQGTAPGPPLPGPAASLGHGGGAALPEPVPVPAAAAPGCLRGRPGGGGARSGARARGFVLAAGLGRGERPAGARAEGLDGMNVLFIIVDDLRPVLGCYGDKLVKSPNIDQLASQSMVFSNAYAQQAVCAPSRVSFLTGRRPDTTRLYDFYSYWRVHAGNYSTLPQYFKENGYVTLSVGKVFHPGVSSNYSDDYPYSWSIPPFHPSAEKYENDKTCRGKDGKLHANLVCPVNVTEMPGGTLPDIQSTEEAIHLLNVMKTNRQKFFLAVGYHKPHIPLRYPQEFLKLYPLENITLAPDPWVPKKLPSVAYNPWMDIRQRDDVQALNVSFPYGALPDDFQRRIRQSYYAAVSYLDVQIGLLLSALDDAGLSNNTIVVFTADHGWSLGEHGEWAKYSNFDVATRVPLMFYVPGMTTSPVIRGARVFPYLDPFSHTGVSVPQGQSEKVVELVSLFPTLAELAGLQVPPACPKMSFGVVLCTEGRSIVHYFNISEGKVEQGREGCDDTDRCFNAEPVAFSQYPRPADTPQWNSDKPRLKDIRIMGYSMRTMDYRYTVWVHFDPSNFSADFEDVHAGELYMMENDPNQDYNIYDNTSHGWFLKKITDFLKH comes from the exons ATGGTTCAAGGCACCGCCCCCGGGCCGCctctgcccggccccgccgcctctCTGGGCCATGGCGGCGGCGCGGCTCTGCCTGagcctgttcctgtccctgctgcgGCTGCCCCGGGATGCCTTCGCGGccggcccggcggcggcggggcccggaGCGGCGCGCGGGCCCGGGGGTTCGTGCTggcggcggggctgggccggggggAGCGGCCGGCGGGGGCCCGGGCCGAGGGGCTCG ATGGCATGAATGTCTTGTTTATAATTGTGGATGATCTGCGTCCTGTGTTGGGCTGTTATGGAGATAAGCTTGTGAAATCTCCCAATATTGATCAACTTGCTTCCCAAAGTATGGTGTTCAGCAATGCATATGCCCAG CAAGCCGTGTGTGCTCCCAGCAGAGTGTCATTTCTCACTGGCCGCAGGCCTGACACCACCCGCCTCTATGATTTCTACTCCTACTGGAGAGTTCATGCAGGAAACTATTCCACCTTGCCCCAGTACTTCAAGGAAAATGGCTACGTGACCCTGTCTGTGGGGAAAGTTTTTCATCCTG GGGTTTCATCCAATTACAGTGATGACTATCCCTACAGTTGGTCCATTCCACCCTTTCATCCTTCAGCTGAAAAGTATGAGAATGATAAG aCTTGTAGGGGAAAAGATGGAAAACTTCATGCAAACTTGGTGTGCCCAGTAAATGTGACAGAAATGCCTGGAGGGACTTTGCCTGATATTCAGAGCACTGAGGAGGCCATACACTTACTGAATGTCATGAAAACCAACAGGCAAAAGTTCTTCCTGGCTGTTGGTTACCACAAGCCACACATCCCACTGAGGTACCCACAG GAATTTCTCAAGTTGTACCCCTTGGAAAATATCACATTGGCCCCAGATCCCTGGGTGCCTAAGAAGCTGCCTTCTGTGGCATACAACCCCTGGATGGATATCAGACAGAGGGATGATGTGCAAGCATTAAATGTTAGTTTCCCTTATGGAGCACTTCCAGATGATTTCCAG CGGCGGATTCGTCAGAGTTACTATGCAGCAGTTTCTTACCTGGATGTGCAAATTGGCCTGCTTCTGAGTGCTTTGGATGATGCAGGACTCTCAAATAACACAATAGTAGTTTTTACTGCTGATCATG GGTGGTCCCTGGGAGAACATGGTGAATGGGCAAAATACAGCAATTTTGATGTTGCTACCCGAGTGCCGCTGATGTTTTATGTGCCAGGAATGACAACTTCCCCTGTCATTCGAGGAGCAAGAGTCTTCCCCTACCTTGACCCTTTTAGCCATACTGGAGTCTCAGTACCTCAAG GGCAAAGTGAAAAAGTGGTGGAGCTGGTGTCTCTGTTTCCAACGCTTGCAGAGCTTGCTGGCCTGCAGGTCCCTCCTGCATGCCCCAAGATGTCTTTTGGTGTTGTGCTGTGCACTGAGGGGAGAAGCATTGTCCACTATTTTAACATCTCTGAAGGAAAGGTGGAGCAAGGCAGGGAAGGGTGTGATGACACTGACAGGTGTTTTAATGCAGAACCTGTTGCTTTCAGCCAGTATCCCCGGCCTGCAGACACTCCCCAGTGGAACTCTGACAAACCAAGGCTGAAGGACATCAGGATCATGGGCTACTCCATGCGTACCATGGACTACAGGTACACTGTGTGGGTTCACTTTGATCCCAGCAACTTCAGCGCTGACTTTGAGGATGTCCATGCAGGAGAGTTGTACATGATGGAGAATGACCCAAACCAGGATTATAACATCTATGACAATACTTCACATggttggtttttaaaaaaaattactgattttctAAAGCACTAG
- the IDS gene encoding iduronate 2-sulfatase isoform X2 gives MAAARLCLSLFLSLLRLPRDAFAAGPAAAGPGAARGPGDGMNVLFIIVDDLRPVLGCYGDKLVKSPNIDQLASQSMVFSNAYAQQAVCAPSRVSFLTGRRPDTTRLYDFYSYWRVHAGNYSTLPQYFKENGYVTLSVGKVFHPGVSSNYSDDYPYSWSIPPFHPSAEKYENDKTCRGKDGKLHANLVCPVNVTEMPGGTLPDIQSTEEAIHLLNVMKTNRQKFFLAVGYHKPHIPLRYPQEFLKLYPLENITLAPDPWVPKKLPSVAYNPWMDIRQRDDVQALNVSFPYGALPDDFQRRIRQSYYAAVSYLDVQIGLLLSALDDAGLSNNTIVVFTADHGWSLGEHGEWAKYSNFDVATRVPLMFYVPGMTTSPVIRGARVFPYLDPFSHTGVSVPQGQSEKVVELVSLFPTLAELAGLQVPPACPKMSFGVVLCTEGRSIVHYFNISEGKVEQGREGCDDTDRCFNAEPVAFSQYPRPADTPQWNSDKPRLKDIRIMGYSMRTMDYRYTVWVHFDPSNFSADFEDVHAGELYMMENDPNQDYNIYDNTSHGWFLKKITDFLKH, from the exons ATGGCGGCGGCGCGGCTCTGCCTGagcctgttcctgtccctgctgcgGCTGCCCCGGGATGCCTTCGCGGccggcccggcggcggcggggcccggaGCGGCGCGCGGGCCCGGGG ATGGCATGAATGTCTTGTTTATAATTGTGGATGATCTGCGTCCTGTGTTGGGCTGTTATGGAGATAAGCTTGTGAAATCTCCCAATATTGATCAACTTGCTTCCCAAAGTATGGTGTTCAGCAATGCATATGCCCAG CAAGCCGTGTGTGCTCCCAGCAGAGTGTCATTTCTCACTGGCCGCAGGCCTGACACCACCCGCCTCTATGATTTCTACTCCTACTGGAGAGTTCATGCAGGAAACTATTCCACCTTGCCCCAGTACTTCAAGGAAAATGGCTACGTGACCCTGTCTGTGGGGAAAGTTTTTCATCCTG GGGTTTCATCCAATTACAGTGATGACTATCCCTACAGTTGGTCCATTCCACCCTTTCATCCTTCAGCTGAAAAGTATGAGAATGATAAG aCTTGTAGGGGAAAAGATGGAAAACTTCATGCAAACTTGGTGTGCCCAGTAAATGTGACAGAAATGCCTGGAGGGACTTTGCCTGATATTCAGAGCACTGAGGAGGCCATACACTTACTGAATGTCATGAAAACCAACAGGCAAAAGTTCTTCCTGGCTGTTGGTTACCACAAGCCACACATCCCACTGAGGTACCCACAG GAATTTCTCAAGTTGTACCCCTTGGAAAATATCACATTGGCCCCAGATCCCTGGGTGCCTAAGAAGCTGCCTTCTGTGGCATACAACCCCTGGATGGATATCAGACAGAGGGATGATGTGCAAGCATTAAATGTTAGTTTCCCTTATGGAGCACTTCCAGATGATTTCCAG CGGCGGATTCGTCAGAGTTACTATGCAGCAGTTTCTTACCTGGATGTGCAAATTGGCCTGCTTCTGAGTGCTTTGGATGATGCAGGACTCTCAAATAACACAATAGTAGTTTTTACTGCTGATCATG GGTGGTCCCTGGGAGAACATGGTGAATGGGCAAAATACAGCAATTTTGATGTTGCTACCCGAGTGCCGCTGATGTTTTATGTGCCAGGAATGACAACTTCCCCTGTCATTCGAGGAGCAAGAGTCTTCCCCTACCTTGACCCTTTTAGCCATACTGGAGTCTCAGTACCTCAAG GGCAAAGTGAAAAAGTGGTGGAGCTGGTGTCTCTGTTTCCAACGCTTGCAGAGCTTGCTGGCCTGCAGGTCCCTCCTGCATGCCCCAAGATGTCTTTTGGTGTTGTGCTGTGCACTGAGGGGAGAAGCATTGTCCACTATTTTAACATCTCTGAAGGAAAGGTGGAGCAAGGCAGGGAAGGGTGTGATGACACTGACAGGTGTTTTAATGCAGAACCTGTTGCTTTCAGCCAGTATCCCCGGCCTGCAGACACTCCCCAGTGGAACTCTGACAAACCAAGGCTGAAGGACATCAGGATCATGGGCTACTCCATGCGTACCATGGACTACAGGTACACTGTGTGGGTTCACTTTGATCCCAGCAACTTCAGCGCTGACTTTGAGGATGTCCATGCAGGAGAGTTGTACATGATGGAGAATGACCCAAACCAGGATTATAACATCTATGACAATACTTCACATggttggtttttaaaaaaaattactgattttctAAAGCACTAG
- the IDS gene encoding iduronate 2-sulfatase isoform X3, protein MCPGSSVYPEGPDGMNVLFIIVDDLRPVLGCYGDKLVKSPNIDQLASQSMVFSNAYAQQAVCAPSRVSFLTGRRPDTTRLYDFYSYWRVHAGNYSTLPQYFKENGYVTLSVGKVFHPGVSSNYSDDYPYSWSIPPFHPSAEKYENDKTCRGKDGKLHANLVCPVNVTEMPGGTLPDIQSTEEAIHLLNVMKTNRQKFFLAVGYHKPHIPLRYPQEFLKLYPLENITLAPDPWVPKKLPSVAYNPWMDIRQRDDVQALNVSFPYGALPDDFQRRIRQSYYAAVSYLDVQIGLLLSALDDAGLSNNTIVVFTADHGWSLGEHGEWAKYSNFDVATRVPLMFYVPGMTTSPVIRGARVFPYLDPFSHTGVSVPQGQSEKVVELVSLFPTLAELAGLQVPPACPKMSFGVVLCTEGRSIVHYFNISEGKVEQGREGCDDTDRCFNAEPVAFSQYPRPADTPQWNSDKPRLKDIRIMGYSMRTMDYRYTVWVHFDPSNFSADFEDVHAGELYMMENDPNQDYNIYDNTSHGWFLKKITDFLKH, encoded by the exons ATGTGTCCCGGGTCCTCGGTATATCCTGAGGGTCCCG ATGGCATGAATGTCTTGTTTATAATTGTGGATGATCTGCGTCCTGTGTTGGGCTGTTATGGAGATAAGCTTGTGAAATCTCCCAATATTGATCAACTTGCTTCCCAAAGTATGGTGTTCAGCAATGCATATGCCCAG CAAGCCGTGTGTGCTCCCAGCAGAGTGTCATTTCTCACTGGCCGCAGGCCTGACACCACCCGCCTCTATGATTTCTACTCCTACTGGAGAGTTCATGCAGGAAACTATTCCACCTTGCCCCAGTACTTCAAGGAAAATGGCTACGTGACCCTGTCTGTGGGGAAAGTTTTTCATCCTG GGGTTTCATCCAATTACAGTGATGACTATCCCTACAGTTGGTCCATTCCACCCTTTCATCCTTCAGCTGAAAAGTATGAGAATGATAAG aCTTGTAGGGGAAAAGATGGAAAACTTCATGCAAACTTGGTGTGCCCAGTAAATGTGACAGAAATGCCTGGAGGGACTTTGCCTGATATTCAGAGCACTGAGGAGGCCATACACTTACTGAATGTCATGAAAACCAACAGGCAAAAGTTCTTCCTGGCTGTTGGTTACCACAAGCCACACATCCCACTGAGGTACCCACAG GAATTTCTCAAGTTGTACCCCTTGGAAAATATCACATTGGCCCCAGATCCCTGGGTGCCTAAGAAGCTGCCTTCTGTGGCATACAACCCCTGGATGGATATCAGACAGAGGGATGATGTGCAAGCATTAAATGTTAGTTTCCCTTATGGAGCACTTCCAGATGATTTCCAG CGGCGGATTCGTCAGAGTTACTATGCAGCAGTTTCTTACCTGGATGTGCAAATTGGCCTGCTTCTGAGTGCTTTGGATGATGCAGGACTCTCAAATAACACAATAGTAGTTTTTACTGCTGATCATG GGTGGTCCCTGGGAGAACATGGTGAATGGGCAAAATACAGCAATTTTGATGTTGCTACCCGAGTGCCGCTGATGTTTTATGTGCCAGGAATGACAACTTCCCCTGTCATTCGAGGAGCAAGAGTCTTCCCCTACCTTGACCCTTTTAGCCATACTGGAGTCTCAGTACCTCAAG GGCAAAGTGAAAAAGTGGTGGAGCTGGTGTCTCTGTTTCCAACGCTTGCAGAGCTTGCTGGCCTGCAGGTCCCTCCTGCATGCCCCAAGATGTCTTTTGGTGTTGTGCTGTGCACTGAGGGGAGAAGCATTGTCCACTATTTTAACATCTCTGAAGGAAAGGTGGAGCAAGGCAGGGAAGGGTGTGATGACACTGACAGGTGTTTTAATGCAGAACCTGTTGCTTTCAGCCAGTATCCCCGGCCTGCAGACACTCCCCAGTGGAACTCTGACAAACCAAGGCTGAAGGACATCAGGATCATGGGCTACTCCATGCGTACCATGGACTACAGGTACACTGTGTGGGTTCACTTTGATCCCAGCAACTTCAGCGCTGACTTTGAGGATGTCCATGCAGGAGAGTTGTACATGATGGAGAATGACCCAAACCAGGATTATAACATCTATGACAATACTTCACATggttggtttttaaaaaaaattactgattttctAAAGCACTAG
- the IDS gene encoding iduronate 2-sulfatase isoform X4, with amino-acid sequence MNVLFIIVDDLRPVLGCYGDKLVKSPNIDQLASQSMVFSNAYAQQAVCAPSRVSFLTGRRPDTTRLYDFYSYWRVHAGNYSTLPQYFKENGYVTLSVGKVFHPGVSSNYSDDYPYSWSIPPFHPSAEKYENDKTCRGKDGKLHANLVCPVNVTEMPGGTLPDIQSTEEAIHLLNVMKTNRQKFFLAVGYHKPHIPLRYPQEFLKLYPLENITLAPDPWVPKKLPSVAYNPWMDIRQRDDVQALNVSFPYGALPDDFQRRIRQSYYAAVSYLDVQIGLLLSALDDAGLSNNTIVVFTADHGWSLGEHGEWAKYSNFDVATRVPLMFYVPGMTTSPVIRGARVFPYLDPFSHTGVSVPQGQSEKVVELVSLFPTLAELAGLQVPPACPKMSFGVVLCTEGRSIVHYFNISEGKVEQGREGCDDTDRCFNAEPVAFSQYPRPADTPQWNSDKPRLKDIRIMGYSMRTMDYRYTVWVHFDPSNFSADFEDVHAGELYMMENDPNQDYNIYDNTSHGWFLKKITDFLKH; translated from the exons ATGAATGTCTTGTTTATAATTGTGGATGATCTGCGTCCTGTGTTGGGCTGTTATGGAGATAAGCTTGTGAAATCTCCCAATATTGATCAACTTGCTTCCCAAAGTATGGTGTTCAGCAATGCATATGCCCAG CAAGCCGTGTGTGCTCCCAGCAGAGTGTCATTTCTCACTGGCCGCAGGCCTGACACCACCCGCCTCTATGATTTCTACTCCTACTGGAGAGTTCATGCAGGAAACTATTCCACCTTGCCCCAGTACTTCAAGGAAAATGGCTACGTGACCCTGTCTGTGGGGAAAGTTTTTCATCCTG GGGTTTCATCCAATTACAGTGATGACTATCCCTACAGTTGGTCCATTCCACCCTTTCATCCTTCAGCTGAAAAGTATGAGAATGATAAG aCTTGTAGGGGAAAAGATGGAAAACTTCATGCAAACTTGGTGTGCCCAGTAAATGTGACAGAAATGCCTGGAGGGACTTTGCCTGATATTCAGAGCACTGAGGAGGCCATACACTTACTGAATGTCATGAAAACCAACAGGCAAAAGTTCTTCCTGGCTGTTGGTTACCACAAGCCACACATCCCACTGAGGTACCCACAG GAATTTCTCAAGTTGTACCCCTTGGAAAATATCACATTGGCCCCAGATCCCTGGGTGCCTAAGAAGCTGCCTTCTGTGGCATACAACCCCTGGATGGATATCAGACAGAGGGATGATGTGCAAGCATTAAATGTTAGTTTCCCTTATGGAGCACTTCCAGATGATTTCCAG CGGCGGATTCGTCAGAGTTACTATGCAGCAGTTTCTTACCTGGATGTGCAAATTGGCCTGCTTCTGAGTGCTTTGGATGATGCAGGACTCTCAAATAACACAATAGTAGTTTTTACTGCTGATCATG GGTGGTCCCTGGGAGAACATGGTGAATGGGCAAAATACAGCAATTTTGATGTTGCTACCCGAGTGCCGCTGATGTTTTATGTGCCAGGAATGACAACTTCCCCTGTCATTCGAGGAGCAAGAGTCTTCCCCTACCTTGACCCTTTTAGCCATACTGGAGTCTCAGTACCTCAAG GGCAAAGTGAAAAAGTGGTGGAGCTGGTGTCTCTGTTTCCAACGCTTGCAGAGCTTGCTGGCCTGCAGGTCCCTCCTGCATGCCCCAAGATGTCTTTTGGTGTTGTGCTGTGCACTGAGGGGAGAAGCATTGTCCACTATTTTAACATCTCTGAAGGAAAGGTGGAGCAAGGCAGGGAAGGGTGTGATGACACTGACAGGTGTTTTAATGCAGAACCTGTTGCTTTCAGCCAGTATCCCCGGCCTGCAGACACTCCCCAGTGGAACTCTGACAAACCAAGGCTGAAGGACATCAGGATCATGGGCTACTCCATGCGTACCATGGACTACAGGTACACTGTGTGGGTTCACTTTGATCCCAGCAACTTCAGCGCTGACTTTGAGGATGTCCATGCAGGAGAGTTGTACATGATGGAGAATGACCCAAACCAGGATTATAACATCTATGACAATACTTCACATggttggtttttaaaaaaaattactgattttctAAAGCACTAG